A genomic segment from Nitrospira sp. encodes:
- a CDS encoding Aspartyl-tRNA synthetase translates to MKIRTHRCGELTKAHVGRQVVLNGWVQRRRDHGTVLFIDLRDRTGLTQVVFNAERNAAVHHAAHTLRGESVVSVSGQVMARPDESRNPNLPTGEIEIFVDAVEILNEAKTPPFMIEDDIEITEALRLKYRYLDLRRPKMQRLLELRHGIMQAVRAFLNGEHFLEVETPVLTKSTPEGARDYLVPSRVNPGLFFALPQSPQLFKQVLMVSGVDRYYQIARCFRDEDLRNDRQPEFTQIDLEMSFVDREQVLSLMERMIVSVFKEAGGVQLPVPFPRMTYAEAMGRYGSDKPDLRFDMPLHDVTAFAAKSEFKVFKEAATKGGLVKALIVSGGGSIARSRIDALGETAKSFGAKGLAWLKVTVDGQLESVIAKFLDPQAFAAALPEAKPGDLILFGADKPAIVHEVLGRIRLLLGEELNLIDKTAWKPLWVTEFPLLDYSPEEKRYVFMHNPFAAPMDEDLPFLDTEPLKARAKAYDMVLNGSEIGGGSIRNHRSDVQLRILDLLGIGKEQAQAKFGFLLEALDYGAPPHGGIAFGLDRLIMLLGGADSIRDVIAFPKTQRAQCPLTEAPSAVSADQLKELRIKLDLVE, encoded by the coding sequence ATGAAGATCAGGACTCATCGTTGTGGAGAGTTGACCAAGGCGCATGTCGGCCGGCAGGTCGTCTTGAATGGGTGGGTGCAGCGCCGCCGCGATCACGGTACGGTGCTGTTCATCGATCTTCGCGACCGGACCGGACTGACTCAAGTGGTCTTCAACGCCGAGCGCAATGCGGCGGTGCATCATGCCGCGCACACCTTGCGCGGTGAATCCGTCGTATCGGTCAGCGGGCAGGTCATGGCGCGTCCGGATGAGTCGCGGAATCCGAATTTGCCGACCGGCGAGATCGAGATCTTCGTCGATGCCGTCGAAATCCTCAACGAAGCCAAGACGCCGCCTTTCATGATCGAAGACGATATCGAGATTACGGAAGCACTGCGCTTGAAGTACCGCTACCTCGACCTCCGGCGCCCGAAGATGCAACGGCTGCTCGAGTTGCGCCACGGCATCATGCAGGCCGTGCGGGCGTTCCTGAACGGCGAGCATTTCCTCGAAGTGGAAACGCCGGTGTTGACCAAGAGCACTCCCGAGGGTGCGCGTGACTATCTGGTGCCGAGCCGGGTCAATCCGGGGCTGTTTTTCGCGCTTCCGCAGTCACCGCAACTGTTCAAGCAGGTGTTGATGGTGAGCGGCGTGGATCGCTACTACCAGATCGCCCGCTGTTTCCGGGACGAGGATCTGCGCAACGACCGGCAGCCGGAGTTCACCCAGATCGACCTCGAAATGTCGTTCGTCGATCGCGAACAAGTCTTGTCCTTGATGGAGCGGATGATCGTATCCGTGTTCAAAGAGGCCGGAGGGGTGCAGCTGCCGGTGCCCTTTCCGCGCATGACCTATGCCGAGGCCATGGGACGTTATGGGTCCGATAAGCCGGACCTGCGGTTCGACATGCCCCTGCACGATGTCACGGCCTTCGCGGCCAAGAGCGAATTCAAAGTGTTCAAAGAAGCCGCGACCAAAGGTGGGCTCGTCAAGGCCTTGATCGTGTCCGGCGGAGGCTCCATCGCACGGAGCCGCATCGACGCGCTCGGTGAAACGGCGAAAAGCTTCGGCGCCAAGGGGCTGGCCTGGTTGAAGGTCACCGTGGACGGGCAGTTGGAATCCGTGATCGCCAAGTTTCTCGACCCCCAGGCCTTCGCGGCGGCCTTGCCGGAGGCGAAACCGGGCGACCTCATCCTCTTCGGGGCGGACAAGCCGGCGATCGTGCACGAGGTTCTCGGTCGTATCCGGTTGCTGCTCGGTGAGGAGTTGAATCTGATCGATAAGACTGCCTGGAAGCCGCTCTGGGTGACGGAATTTCCGCTGTTGGACTATTCACCGGAAGAAAAACGCTATGTCTTCATGCACAATCCTTTCGCGGCACCGATGGATGAGGACCTGCCGTTTCTCGATACGGAGCCGTTGAAGGCGCGGGCCAAGGCTTACGACATGGTGCTCAATGGGAGTGAGATCGGCGGCGGCAGCATCCGGAACCACCGCAGCGATGTCCAGTTACGTATTCTCGACCTGCTGGGAATCGGCAAGGAACAGGCCCAGGCCAAATTCGGGTTCCTGCTGGAGGCTCTGGACTATGGCGCGCCGCCCCATGGCGGAATCGCCTTTGGCCTCGATCGGTTGATCATGCTCCTCGGCGGCGCCGACTCGATCCGCGACGTAATCGCATTCCCGAAGACCCAGCGTGCGCAATGTCCGCTCACCGAAGCGCCCTCTGCCGTGAGTGCCGACCAGTTGAAGGAGTTGCGCATCAAGCTGGATCTCGTCGAGTAG
- a CDS encoding GMP synthase [glutamine-hydrolyzing], amidotransferase subunit (GMP synthase [glutamine-hydrolyzing], ATP pyrophosphatase subunit): MELWHDRIIVLDFGSQYTQLIARRIREAKVYSQILPCTASLATVLAYRPKGIVLSGGPSSVYDKKAPSVSKQLFEQGIPILGICYGMQLVTHLEGGEVAKAPHREFGRAELTLDDRSDLFKGLGVGGSTVVWMSHGDRIERMPPGFRSIAHTDNSPIAAMKRHDGKQRIYCLQFHPEVAHTIEGAAILKNFVYDICGCKPTWTMRSYVETAVEQIKQQVGKDRVICALSGGVDSSVAAMLTHRAIGDQLTCLFVDNGVLRAGERDQVQKTFAEHEKLNLRVLDGSQQFLSALKNVTDPERKRKIIGRLFIKHFEAEAKQLKGIKYLVQGTLYPDVIESVSFKGPSATIKTHHNVGGLPTKMKLKLVEPLRELFKDEVRVLGHELGLPDDIIWRQPFPGPGLAIRVLGTVTNERLVILRAAETIVDQEIRGAGLYREIWQAFAVLLPIRTVGVMGDQRTYEYVIAIRAVTSLDGMTADWAKIPNDVLGKMSNRIINEVKGVNRVVYDISSKPPSTIEWE; this comes from the coding sequence ATGGAACTCTGGCACGACAGAATCATTGTCCTCGACTTCGGGTCTCAATACACGCAGCTGATCGCCCGGCGCATTCGTGAAGCGAAAGTGTACTCGCAAATCTTGCCCTGTACGGCGTCACTCGCCACGGTGTTGGCCTATCGGCCCAAGGGTATTGTGTTATCTGGCGGGCCGTCGAGCGTCTACGACAAGAAGGCGCCGTCGGTTTCCAAGCAGCTCTTTGAGCAGGGCATTCCCATTCTCGGCATCTGCTACGGCATGCAACTGGTGACGCATCTTGAAGGCGGTGAGGTGGCGAAAGCCCCGCACCGTGAATTCGGCCGGGCAGAGTTGACGCTCGATGACCGCTCGGACCTCTTCAAGGGCCTCGGCGTCGGCGGATCTACGGTCGTCTGGATGTCGCATGGAGATCGTATCGAGCGCATGCCGCCGGGGTTCCGCTCCATCGCCCACACGGACAATTCTCCGATCGCGGCGATGAAGCGGCACGACGGGAAGCAGCGCATCTACTGTCTGCAGTTCCATCCCGAGGTGGCGCACACCATCGAAGGTGCCGCAATCCTGAAAAATTTCGTCTACGACATTTGCGGCTGCAAACCGACCTGGACCATGCGGTCCTATGTCGAGACAGCGGTCGAGCAGATCAAACAGCAAGTCGGGAAAGACCGGGTGATCTGTGCCTTGAGCGGCGGAGTGGACTCGTCGGTGGCGGCGATGCTGACCCATCGCGCGATCGGGGATCAGTTGACCTGCCTGTTCGTCGATAACGGGGTGTTGCGGGCCGGCGAACGCGATCAGGTCCAAAAGACCTTTGCGGAGCATGAAAAGCTGAATCTCCGTGTGCTGGATGGTTCGCAGCAGTTTCTCTCCGCACTCAAGAACGTGACCGACCCGGAACGAAAACGGAAAATCATCGGTCGCCTGTTCATCAAACATTTCGAAGCGGAAGCCAAGCAGCTCAAGGGGATCAAGTATCTCGTGCAGGGCACGCTCTATCCCGATGTCATCGAGAGTGTCAGTTTCAAGGGGCCGTCTGCCACGATCAAGACGCACCACAATGTCGGTGGGTTGCCGACGAAGATGAAGCTGAAGCTCGTTGAGCCCTTGCGGGAACTGTTCAAAGACGAGGTGCGGGTCTTGGGGCATGAGCTCGGATTGCCGGACGACATCATCTGGAGACAGCCGTTTCCCGGACCGGGGTTGGCGATCCGGGTGCTCGGCACGGTCACCAACGAACGGCTGGTCATCCTGCGTGCGGCGGAAACCATCGTCGATCAAGAGATCCGCGGAGCCGGCCTCTACCGGGAAATTTGGCAGGCCTTCGCCGTGTTGTTGCCGATCCGTACGGTCGGGGTCATGGGCGACCAGCGGACCTATGAGTACGTGATCGCGATCCGCGCAGTCACGAGTCTGGACGGTATGACCGCCGACTGGGCTAAGATTCCGAACGACGTGCTGGGCAAAATGTCGAATCGGATCATCAACGAAGTGAAGGGCGTCAATCGGGTGGTCTACGACATCAGTTCGAAACCGCCGAGCACGATTGAGTGGGAGTAG
- a CDS encoding YpfJ protein, zinc metalloprotease superfamily: MRWEGQRESGNIEDRRGMGPARSGMGLGLGGIVLVLAISYVTGTNPLTLLNMLNGVQEMAGSSGPDTSGPVGAPNDKLGRFASVVLADTEDTWRGLLPKLGRSYEEPRMVLFTGAVRSACGTTSSAVGPFYCPGDHKVYLDLSFFNELSQRLGAPGDFAQAYVIAHEIGHHVQNLLGIAEKVNRLQQRVSTAERNALSVRMELQADCFAGVWGYHAQHNRNLIEPGDFEEGLRAASAIGDDRLQKMSQGHVQPESWTHGSSEQRVTWLRRGLRSGDPAACDTFAESHS; encoded by the coding sequence ATGCGATGGGAAGGCCAACGGGAGAGCGGAAACATCGAAGACCGCCGAGGGATGGGTCCGGCGAGATCCGGCATGGGCCTCGGATTGGGCGGCATCGTGCTGGTGCTTGCGATCAGCTATGTAACTGGAACCAACCCCCTCACATTGCTGAACATGCTCAACGGCGTGCAAGAGATGGCCGGGTCCTCGGGTCCTGACACCTCCGGTCCTGTCGGAGCGCCGAACGACAAGCTCGGTCGATTTGCCTCCGTCGTCTTGGCAGACACGGAAGACACGTGGCGCGGCCTACTCCCGAAATTGGGCCGCAGCTACGAAGAACCTCGCATGGTGCTGTTTACCGGCGCGGTGCGCTCCGCCTGCGGTACCACCTCATCCGCCGTCGGCCCCTTCTACTGCCCCGGCGACCATAAGGTCTATTTAGACCTCTCCTTTTTCAACGAGCTGTCGCAACGGCTCGGCGCGCCTGGTGACTTCGCACAGGCTTACGTCATCGCCCACGAAATCGGACACCATGTGCAAAATCTGCTCGGCATCGCCGAGAAGGTCAACCGGCTGCAGCAACGGGTCTCTACGGCGGAACGCAACGCGCTCTCCGTCCGCATGGAACTCCAGGCCGATTGTTTCGCCGGTGTCTGGGGCTACCATGCGCAACACAACCGCAATCTCATCGAACCAGGCGACTTCGAGGAAGGCCTGCGTGCCGCATCCGCCATCGGAGACGACCGTCTGCAGAAGATGTCGCAAGGCCATGTGCAGCCGGAAAGCTGGACGCATGGCTCATCCGAACAGCGCGTGACCTGGCTGAGACGCGGGCTCCGAAGCGGCGATCCAGCGGCGTGCGACACCTTCGCCGAGAGCCACTCCTGA
- a CDS encoding Mobile element protein — translation MARRELRDDQWRPIKDLLPGKASDPGRTATDNRTCVDAVLWIARTGAPGRELPKQFGVWNSVFQRYNRWSRAGVWERMFRQLSGDPDVAYVMIDSTSVRAHQHSAGAKGGLKRRRPLVVRRAG, via the coding sequence ATGGCGAGACGCGAGTTACGGGATGATCAATGGAGGCCCATCAAGGACTTGTTGCCTGGCAAGGCGAGCGATCCGGGGCGGACGGCGACGGATAACCGAACATGTGTGGATGCCGTGCTATGGATCGCACGGACCGGTGCGCCCGGGCGTGAGTTGCCGAAGCAGTTCGGGGTATGGAACAGCGTATTCCAGCGGTATAACCGGTGGTCGAGGGCGGGCGTGTGGGAGCGGATGTTTCGCCAGCTGTCCGGTGATCCGGACGTTGCGTACGTGATGATCGACTCCACCAGCGTCCGTGCTCACCAGCATTCCGCTGGCGCAAAAGGGGGACTCAAGAGACGGAGGCCCTTGGTCGTTCGAAGGGCGGGTTGA
- a CDS encoding LSU rRNA pseudouridine(2605) synthase, which translates to MEIRLQKLIAGTGIASRRKAEELITSGRVTINGHVVTELGTKVDPGRDHVKVDGKHLRAAQPYVYLVLNKPKHVMSTLDDPEGRPTVKDFLHGVTVRVFPVGRLDFDSEGLMLLTNHGDLAQALLHPRYHVPKTYLIKVKGVLDDAKIEALERGVKLEDGFTAPAKVVKVSKAESNSWLEITIHEGRKHQVKRMIEAVGHSVIKLTRVRMGPLLLGDLASGEYRFLTDREANRLRELVEDRITRSERPGLDAAGNPAPWKPPTEPAPPRPPKPERSRRGPKSQRSERGALLQRSGSGSEARRPGRGDASRRTGPGVKPQRSRRGSPPAARQGPRSLGGRSRQSTRRRA; encoded by the coding sequence ATGGAAATCAGACTGCAAAAACTTATCGCCGGGACCGGGATCGCTTCACGGCGCAAGGCCGAGGAACTGATTACGTCGGGGCGCGTGACGATCAACGGGCATGTGGTGACAGAGCTTGGGACCAAGGTGGATCCGGGCCGCGATCACGTGAAGGTCGACGGCAAACATCTGCGGGCCGCGCAACCTTACGTCTATCTCGTCCTCAACAAGCCGAAACACGTGATGTCCACCCTCGACGATCCCGAAGGTCGTCCGACCGTGAAGGACTTCCTGCACGGGGTGACGGTGCGGGTGTTTCCCGTCGGACGTTTGGATTTCGACAGTGAAGGCCTCATGTTGTTGACCAACCATGGAGATCTGGCGCAAGCGTTGCTCCACCCACGGTATCACGTGCCGAAAACCTATCTGATCAAGGTCAAGGGTGTGCTCGACGATGCCAAGATCGAGGCCCTCGAACGAGGCGTCAAGCTTGAGGATGGGTTCACGGCTCCGGCCAAGGTGGTCAAGGTCAGCAAGGCGGAAAGCAATTCCTGGCTGGAGATCACGATCCATGAGGGACGGAAACACCAGGTCAAGCGCATGATCGAGGCCGTCGGCCATTCGGTCATCAAACTCACACGCGTCCGCATGGGCCCGTTGCTCCTGGGGGATCTGGCATCGGGAGAGTACCGGTTCTTGACCGACCGTGAAGCGAATCGGTTGCGCGAACTGGTGGAGGATCGAATCACGAGGAGCGAGCGGCCGGGGCTGGATGCAGCGGGAAATCCCGCTCCCTGGAAACCGCCGACGGAACCGGCTCCTCCGCGCCCGCCCAAACCCGAACGGTCGAGACGTGGTCCGAAGTCGCAGCGCTCCGAGCGCGGGGCGCTGCTTCAGCGTTCGGGGTCCGGCTCGGAGGCTCGACGGCCTGGCCGTGGGGACGCGTCTCGACGGACCGGCCCCGGAGTGAAACCTCAACGCAGCAGGCGTGGCTCACCACCGGCTGCGCGTCAGGGGCCGCGCAGTCTCGGCGGACGATCGCGGCAGTCAACGCGGAGAAGAGCATGA
- a CDS encoding ABC transporter, ATP-binding protein: protein MTIIEIQHATVYRGEREVFSDLSLSLAAGVHSVILGPNGAGKSTLLKLFTMELHPIAHDYSRLRLFGEERWNVWELRRHVGVVSHDLQHRYLDQAQGANVILSGYYASVDTYGHQRFDERQRMRAEKIMEDLGIGHLRDRPFGDMSTGEQRRFLLGRALVHDPEVLVFDEPTSGLDLQASFHYLALLRSLMAQGKTIILVTHHVHEIPPEISRVILLKQGRIVGDGGKEQLLTSASLTALFDIRLQVIQANGWYQVLPDR, encoded by the coding sequence GTGACGATCATCGAGATTCAGCATGCCACGGTCTATCGCGGTGAACGAGAGGTGTTTTCCGACTTATCGCTGAGTCTGGCGGCCGGTGTTCACAGCGTGATTCTCGGGCCGAACGGCGCCGGTAAATCGACCCTCCTGAAGCTCTTCACCATGGAACTCCATCCTATAGCCCACGACTACAGCCGGCTTCGCCTGTTCGGAGAAGAGCGGTGGAATGTGTGGGAGCTGCGACGGCATGTGGGCGTCGTGTCGCACGACTTGCAACACCGTTATTTGGACCAGGCGCAGGGTGCCAATGTGATCCTCTCCGGTTATTATGCCAGCGTGGATACCTATGGGCATCAGCGGTTCGACGAGCGGCAACGGATGCGGGCAGAAAAGATTATGGAGGATCTCGGTATCGGCCACCTGCGGGATCGCCCTTTCGGCGACATGTCCACCGGCGAGCAGCGGCGATTCCTGCTCGGGCGAGCCCTGGTCCACGATCCGGAGGTGCTGGTGTTCGACGAGCCGACCAGCGGGCTCGACCTCCAAGCCTCTTTCCACTACCTGGCCCTGCTACGGTCCCTGATGGCTCAGGGGAAAACCATCATCCTGGTGACGCACCACGTCCACGAGATCCCACCGGAAATCTCGCGGGTGATTCTGCTCAAACAGGGGAGGATCGTGGGCGATGGCGGCAAGGAACAGCTCCTCACCTCTGCGAGCCTGACCGCACTCTTCGACATACGGCTGCAGGTGATCCAGGCGAATGGGTGGTATCAGGTCCTTCCCGATCGATAG
- a CDS encoding Mobile element protein, protein MTTTIHTAVDGLGNPLRFILTPGQASDYTQAEPLLAGFPAQHVIADKGYDSPKIVEAVGRSGAQAVIPPRSCLKNPRDTDFAMYAERYRIECCFNKLKHYRAVATRSAKRARNFASLIYLAASMLWLK, encoded by the coding sequence TTGACCACCACAATCCACACCGCTGTTGATGGTCTTGGCAATCCGCTCCGCTTCATCTTGACGCCGGGGCAGGCCTCGGATTATACGCAGGCCGAGCCGTTACTGGCGGGATTTCCCGCGCAACACGTCATTGCCGACAAGGGCTACGACAGCCCAAAGATCGTCGAGGCCGTTGGACGTTCGGGGGCACAGGCCGTCATCCCGCCACGCTCCTGCCTCAAGAACCCTCGCGACACCGACTTCGCCATGTACGCCGAACGCTACCGTATCGAATGCTGCTTCAACAAGCTCAAGCACTACCGCGCCGTCGCGACCCGCTCCGCCAAGCGCGCTCGCAACTTCGCCAGTCTCATCTATCTTGCCGCTTCCATGCTCTGGTTGAAATGA
- a CDS encoding Chorismate synthase produces the protein MAGNTFGRIFTVTSFGESHGPAIGCVVDGCPPGLVLSSEDIQHDLDRRKPGTSRHVTQRQESDTVEILSGLFEGKTTGTPIALLIRNEDARSRDYGNLVETFRPGHADYTYWQKYGIRDHRGGGRASARETAVRVAAAAIARKWLCERYGVLIRGYLSQLGPIEVPFQRWDAVGTNPFFSANADMVGTLESFMDELRKTGDSVGAKITTVAEQVPVGWGAPVYAKLDADLAAAMMGINAVKAVEIGSGFGSVTQRGSEHSDELTPEGFVTNHAGGILGGISSGQDIVVTIGIKPTSSIRIARRSIDKQGNPTTVETNGRHDPCVGIRATPIAEAMMALVLMDHALLHRAQNADVTTKTPKIAGSLTGAPSSRTQKPASTIDPDPTEA, from the coding sequence ATGGCCGGCAATACGTTTGGCCGAATCTTCACCGTCACCTCCTTCGGCGAAAGCCACGGACCGGCGATCGGCTGTGTGGTCGACGGCTGTCCTCCCGGACTCGTCCTTTCTTCAGAAGACATTCAGCACGATCTCGACCGGCGTAAGCCTGGTACGTCTCGCCACGTCACGCAACGGCAAGAATCCGATACCGTCGAAATCCTTTCCGGCCTGTTCGAAGGCAAGACCACCGGGACGCCGATCGCGCTCTTGATTCGCAACGAGGATGCCCGGAGCCGCGATTATGGGAATCTGGTCGAGACGTTCCGCCCCGGTCACGCAGACTACACCTATTGGCAGAAGTACGGTATCCGCGACCATCGCGGCGGCGGGCGTGCGTCTGCGCGAGAGACCGCCGTTCGAGTGGCCGCGGCGGCCATCGCCAGGAAATGGCTGTGCGAACGGTACGGCGTCTTGATCCGTGGGTATCTCAGCCAACTCGGCCCGATCGAGGTACCGTTTCAAAGGTGGGACGCGGTCGGCACAAATCCGTTCTTCTCTGCCAATGCCGACATGGTCGGAACACTCGAATCCTTCATGGACGAGTTGCGGAAAACCGGCGATTCGGTCGGCGCCAAGATCACCACCGTGGCCGAACAGGTGCCGGTCGGCTGGGGTGCTCCCGTCTATGCCAAGCTGGATGCCGATCTGGCTGCGGCCATGATGGGCATCAACGCCGTCAAGGCGGTTGAGATCGGATCGGGGTTCGGTTCCGTGACCCAACGGGGATCGGAGCACAGCGACGAACTGACGCCGGAGGGCTTTGTGACCAACCATGCCGGCGGCATTCTCGGCGGCATTTCCTCGGGGCAGGACATCGTTGTCACCATCGGCATCAAGCCGACCTCCAGCATTCGTATCGCTCGTCGCTCGATCGACAAACAGGGCAATCCGACGACGGTTGAAACCAACGGCCGCCACGACCCCTGCGTCGGCATCCGCGCCACGCCGATCGCCGAAGCCATGATGGCGCTCGTGCTCATGGACCACGCCCTGCTGCATCGCGCGCAGAATGCGGACGTGACGACGAAGACTCCGAAGATCGCCGGTTCGCTCACAGGAGCACCCTCGTCGAGGACACAGAAACCTGCCTCAACAATCGACCCCGATCCGACCGAAGCCTAA
- a CDS encoding Myeloperoxidase, thyroid peroxidase, cyclooxygenase catalytic domain, with the protein MSRHGAMGSGNDNPPKSVFYDQGKFGRLFPSLPPFSGDNPSVRQALKDIGKKGGIMDPGDDLSDPVTLITDPNKSLKNPDNPDLAAGMTFLGQFLDHDVTFDPTSSLERQQDPEAVMNFRTPALELDSVYGSGPGASPHLYDQSATGRGIKLLVEAIPGSAAKSRGGVLRFDVPRNAQGTALLGDPRNDENLIVSQLQLAFLKFHNAVVDHVVATTGLVNPHEVFAEAQRLVRWHYQWIVVHEFLPKTVGHPMVDSILTQGRKFYKWRHAPFIPVEFSVCAYRFGHSQVRPSYRANFGAAPGQEFFALIFNNSLPDSPDPNDLRGGKRADRRFIDWQTFFDFGDGNVRSNKKIDTRLSSVLFDLPGFPSSEPQSLAQRNLLRHLTFGLPSGQNVAKAMRVTPLPPSDLAELKPYGLDTRTPLWFYLLKEADVREDGKRLGPVGGRIVAEVFIGLLEADHMSYLSQDPGWTPTLTTNGSFTMTDLLTFAGVVHPLA; encoded by the coding sequence ATGTCACGACATGGTGCAATGGGCAGTGGAAACGACAATCCACCCAAGTCCGTTTTCTACGATCAAGGAAAATTCGGTCGGCTGTTTCCGAGTCTGCCCCCGTTCTCGGGCGACAATCCCAGTGTTCGTCAGGCGCTCAAGGACATCGGGAAGAAGGGCGGCATCATGGACCCAGGCGATGATCTGAGCGATCCCGTCACGCTCATCACCGACCCCAACAAATCCCTGAAGAACCCCGACAATCCCGATCTCGCTGCGGGGATGACCTTTCTCGGGCAATTTCTCGACCATGACGTGACCTTCGATCCGACTTCCAGCCTGGAACGGCAGCAGGACCCCGAGGCCGTCATGAATTTCCGTACCCCGGCGCTTGAACTGGACAGCGTCTACGGCAGCGGCCCCGGCGCCTCGCCTCATCTGTACGATCAATCGGCGACGGGCAGGGGTATCAAGTTGCTGGTGGAGGCCATTCCCGGCTCGGCGGCCAAGTCGCGCGGCGGCGTGCTGCGGTTCGATGTACCGCGTAATGCGCAGGGCACGGCGTTGCTCGGCGATCCGCGCAACGACGAAAACCTGATCGTCTCACAATTACAGCTGGCGTTCCTCAAGTTTCATAATGCGGTGGTGGATCATGTGGTCGCCACGACCGGCCTCGTCAATCCGCATGAAGTCTTTGCCGAAGCGCAGCGATTGGTGCGCTGGCACTATCAATGGATCGTCGTGCACGAGTTCCTGCCGAAGACCGTCGGGCATCCGATGGTCGATTCGATTCTGACGCAAGGCAGGAAGTTCTATAAGTGGCGCCATGCGCCTTTCATTCCGGTCGAATTTTCGGTCTGCGCCTACCGTTTCGGCCATTCGCAGGTGCGGCCGAGTTACCGGGCGAATTTCGGCGCGGCCCCCGGACAGGAGTTCTTCGCGTTGATCTTCAATAACAGCCTGCCCGATTCCCCCGACCCGAACGATCTTCGCGGCGGCAAACGGGCTGACCGCCGTTTCATCGATTGGCAGACGTTCTTCGACTTCGGCGACGGGAACGTCCGCTCCAACAAGAAGATCGACACGAGACTCTCGTCGGTGTTGTTCGACTTGCCCGGATTCCCGAGCAGCGAGCCGCAATCGCTGGCCCAACGTAATTTGCTGCGGCACCTGACCTTCGGATTGCCGTCCGGCCAGAACGTCGCGAAGGCCATGCGCGTGACGCCGCTACCACCCAGTGACCTGGCGGAGCTGAAGCCCTATGGATTGGATACCCGTACGCCGCTCTGGTTCTACCTTCTCAAGGAGGCGGATGTCCGCGAGGACGGCAAGCGCTTGGGGCCTGTGGGCGGCCGCATCGTCGCGGAGGTGTTCATCGGCCTGTTGGAGGCGGACCACATGTCCTATCTCAGTCAAGATCCCGGCTGGACACCGACCTTGACGACGAATGGGAGTTTCACGATGACGGATTTGCTCACGTTTGCCGGCGTGGTCCATCCCTTGGCATAA
- a CDS encoding HtrA protease/chaperone protein yields the protein MSLASRHCSHQIVRCVLFMTACAGLVAGLWSTDAVALDIAALDRAKRATIGVLEDTQDQRTPEKPGKILIRGTGFHLRDGYLVTARHAVEKHETQGPVIPKQIRIMTTDFNELSAELVGESAYADVVLYRVPEKQRPVLAAAAPFATGDVKSGDEVFTIGYPLGWGPTMAFGHLGNTNTFLQTVDTRLLQADLSVCSGNSGGGMFNAAGEVIGVMHAIIQTEKDPQESHCSRLAFAVPAPLAQRMVTAALTGQPLAFSRLGLQMTTVKDGTKWRVSVKGVSDPAKSAGLEKTDVLVAIDDMEITDAAQLKNYLIERTTPGQQVRVRVRRGDGELTFVVVLAAG from the coding sequence ATGTCGCTCGCATCGCGTCACTGTTCACATCAGATCGTTCGTTGTGTCTTGTTCATGACAGCCTGCGCAGGCCTTGTCGCCGGCCTCTGGTCGACCGACGCCGTCGCCCTCGACATAGCCGCATTGGATCGCGCCAAACGGGCCACCATCGGCGTGTTGGAAGACACGCAGGACCAGCGGACCCCGGAGAAGCCCGGCAAGATCCTCATCCGTGGAACTGGTTTTCATCTGCGCGACGGCTACCTCGTCACGGCACGGCATGCGGTGGAAAAACATGAGACGCAAGGTCCCGTCATCCCGAAGCAGATTCGTATCATGACCACGGATTTCAACGAGCTGTCGGCGGAATTGGTCGGCGAGAGCGCCTACGCCGATGTAGTGTTGTACCGCGTGCCCGAAAAACAGCGACCGGTGCTGGCCGCCGCCGCCCCCTTCGCCACCGGCGACGTGAAATCCGGCGACGAGGTCTTCACCATCGGTTATCCGCTGGGCTGGGGCCCGACCATGGCCTTCGGACATCTCGGCAACACCAATACCTTCCTCCAAACCGTGGACACCCGCCTCCTGCAGGCGGATCTGTCGGTCTGCAGCGGCAATTCCGGAGGCGGCATGTTCAACGCGGCCGGTGAGGTCATCGGGGTCATGCACGCCATCATTCAGACCGAAAAGGACCCCCAGGAAAGCCATTGCAGCCGCCTGGCCTTTGCCGTGCCGGCGCCGCTGGCGCAGCGCATGGTGACGGCTGCGCTCACCGGGCAGCCCCTGGCCTTTTCCCGGTTGGGCCTTCAGATGACCACGGTGAAGGACGGAACCAAGTGGCGCGTGTCGGTCAAGGGGGTCTCGGACCCCGCAAAATCCGCCGGCTTGGAAAAAACCGATGTCCTGGTCGCCATCGACGACATGGAAATCACCGACGCGGCGCAATTGAAGAACTATTTGATCGAACGGACGACGCCGGGACAACAGGTGCGGGTCCGTGTCCGGCGCGGCGATGGGGAACTGACCTTCGTGGTGGTGCTGGCGGCCGGCTGA